A genome region from Setaria italica strain Yugu1 chromosome III, Setaria_italica_v2.0, whole genome shotgun sequence includes the following:
- the LOC101771071 gene encoding beta-hexosaminidase 3 isoform X2: MEPALRLLLVLMVFMPCTGDVNVWPMPKSVSNGKQTVFISKDLKMTVVGSNYSDEKAILRDAFGRMVAVVEQDHVISESYERSPVLVGMNVVVRSRDDELNFGVDESYSLFVPSTGHPLYAQIEAQTVFGALHALETFSQLCSFDLESRQIILRSAPWSILDSPRFPYRGLLIDTSRHYLPVPVIKRVIDSMTYSKLNVLHWHVVDEQSFPIEIPSYPKLWNGAYSYSERYTKDDAIDIVQYAEKRGVNVLAEIDVPGHALSWGVGYPSLWPSAICKEPLDVSNNFTFEVIDGILQDFSKIFKFKFIHLGGDEVNTSCWTTTPRIKEWLILNGMDETDAYRYFVLRAQKIARSYGYDIINWEEPFNNFGDKLDRNTVVHNWLGGTVAEKAVAAGLRCILSKQESWYLDHLDAPWEGFYMNEPLANIYKPEQQRLILGGEVCMWGEQVDASDIQQTIWPRAAAAAERLWTPIEKIATNTSMVAPRLARFRCLLNQRGVAAAPLVGYGRSAPSDPGSCISQ; this comes from the exons ATGGAGCCAGCTctgaggctgctgctggtgctcatGGTGTTCATGCCCTGCACCGGAGATGTCAACGTGTGGCCAATGCCCAAATCAGTGAGCAATGGAAAGCAGACAGTCTTCATCAGCAAGGACCTCAAGATGACAGTGGTGGGGAGTAACTACTCAGACGAGAAGGCTATCCTGAGGGATGCCTTTGGGAGGATGGTGGCAGTAGTGGAGCAGGATCATGTCATCAGTGAAAGCTATGAGAGGTCACCTGTGCTCGTCGGCATGAATGTGGTTGTCCGTTCCCGGGACGATGAG CTCAACTTCGGGGTGGATGAATCATACAGCCTGTTCGTGCCTTCAACTGGACATCCGTTGTATGCTCAAATTGAG GCTCAAACAGTTTTTGGAGCACTTCACGCATTGGAG ACTTTTAGCCAATTGTGTAGCTTTGATTTGGAGTCGAGGCAAATTATACTTCGATCGGCACCTTGGAGTATCCTGGACTCACCCAGATTTCCTTACCGAGGGCTTCTTATTG ATACTTCAAGACATTATCTTCCTGTACCTGTAATAAAAAGGGTGATCGATTCAATGACCTACAGTAAGTTG AACGTTCTTCATTGGCATGTTGTGGATGAGCAGTCATTTCCAATTGAGATACCTTCATACCCAAAATTATGGAATGGTGCATACTCTTATTCTGAGAGATATACAAAGGATGATGCTATCGACATTGTACA GTATGCTGAAAAACGAGGTGTCAATGTCTTGGCTGAGATTGATGTTCCTGGCCATGCCCTCTCATG GGGTGTCGGATATCCCTCATTGTGGCCATCAGCTATCTGTAAAGAACCACTTGATGTCAGCAACAACTTCACATTCGAAGTGATTGATGGGATTCTTCAAG ATTTTAGCAAGATTTTCAAGTTCAAGTTTATCCATTTGGGAGGTGATGAAGTCAATACAA GTTGCTGGACTACCACACCACGCATTAAAGAGTG GTTGATTCTAAATGGTATGGATGAGACTGATGCCTACAGATATTTTGTATTGAGAGCTCAAAAGATAGCAAGATCATATGGCTATGACATCATTAACTG GGAAGAACCGTTTAACAATTTTGGAGACAAGTTGGACCGTAACACTGTGGTGCATAACTG GCTTGGAGGTACAGTTGCAGAGAAAGCGGTTGCTGCTGGTCTGAGATGCATTCTAAGCAAACAGGAAAGTTGGTACCTGGATCACTTAGATGCTCCATGGGAGGGGTTCTACATGAATGAACCACTGGCAAACATCTACAAGCCAGAACAGCAGAGGTTGATCCTTGGTGGTGAGGTATGCATGTGGGGTGAACAAGTAGATGCATCAGACATTCAGCAAACAATTTGGCCacgtgctgcagcagctgcag AGCGGCTGTGGACaccaattgagaagattgcaacGAACACAAGTATGGTCGCTCCAAGGTTGGCACGCTTCAGGTGTTTGCTGAATCAAAGAGGGGTTGCTGCTGCACCGCTAGTTGGCTACGGCCGTTCAGCGCCTTCAGATCCAGGGTCCTGTATAAGCCAGTAG
- the LOC101771071 gene encoding beta-hexosaminidase 3 isoform X1, producing the protein MEPALRLLLVLMVFMPCTGDVNVWPMPKSVSNGKQTVFISKDLKMTVVGSNYSDEKAILRDAFGRMVAVVEQDHVISESYERSPVLVGMNVVVRSRDDEVLAVLLLMGTRTPVNFVLCVLILKIGLLQLNFGVDESYSLFVPSTGHPLYAQIEAQTVFGALHALETFSQLCSFDLESRQIILRSAPWSILDSPRFPYRGLLIDTSRHYLPVPVIKRVIDSMTYSKLNVLHWHVVDEQSFPIEIPSYPKLWNGAYSYSERYTKDDAIDIVQYAEKRGVNVLAEIDVPGHALSWGVGYPSLWPSAICKEPLDVSNNFTFEVIDGILQDFSKIFKFKFIHLGGDEVNTSCWTTTPRIKEWLILNGMDETDAYRYFVLRAQKIARSYGYDIINWEEPFNNFGDKLDRNTVVHNWLGGTVAEKAVAAGLRCILSKQESWYLDHLDAPWEGFYMNEPLANIYKPEQQRLILGGEVCMWGEQVDASDIQQTIWPRAAAAAERLWTPIEKIATNTSMVAPRLARFRCLLNQRGVAAAPLVGYGRSAPSDPGSCISQ; encoded by the exons ATGGAGCCAGCTctgaggctgctgctggtgctcatGGTGTTCATGCCCTGCACCGGAGATGTCAACGTGTGGCCAATGCCCAAATCAGTGAGCAATGGAAAGCAGACAGTCTTCATCAGCAAGGACCTCAAGATGACAGTGGTGGGGAGTAACTACTCAGACGAGAAGGCTATCCTGAGGGATGCCTTTGGGAGGATGGTGGCAGTAGTGGAGCAGGATCATGTCATCAGTGAAAGCTATGAGAGGTCACCTGTGCTCGTCGGCATGAATGTGGTTGTCCGTTCCCGGGACGATGAGGTACTGGCCGTACTGCTTCTAATGGGAACCAGGACTCCTGTTAATTTTGTGCTATGCGTTTTGATTCTGAAGATTGGCCTTCTGCAGCTCAACTTCGGGGTGGATGAATCATACAGCCTGTTCGTGCCTTCAACTGGACATCCGTTGTATGCTCAAATTGAG GCTCAAACAGTTTTTGGAGCACTTCACGCATTGGAG ACTTTTAGCCAATTGTGTAGCTTTGATTTGGAGTCGAGGCAAATTATACTTCGATCGGCACCTTGGAGTATCCTGGACTCACCCAGATTTCCTTACCGAGGGCTTCTTATTG ATACTTCAAGACATTATCTTCCTGTACCTGTAATAAAAAGGGTGATCGATTCAATGACCTACAGTAAGTTG AACGTTCTTCATTGGCATGTTGTGGATGAGCAGTCATTTCCAATTGAGATACCTTCATACCCAAAATTATGGAATGGTGCATACTCTTATTCTGAGAGATATACAAAGGATGATGCTATCGACATTGTACA GTATGCTGAAAAACGAGGTGTCAATGTCTTGGCTGAGATTGATGTTCCTGGCCATGCCCTCTCATG GGGTGTCGGATATCCCTCATTGTGGCCATCAGCTATCTGTAAAGAACCACTTGATGTCAGCAACAACTTCACATTCGAAGTGATTGATGGGATTCTTCAAG ATTTTAGCAAGATTTTCAAGTTCAAGTTTATCCATTTGGGAGGTGATGAAGTCAATACAA GTTGCTGGACTACCACACCACGCATTAAAGAGTG GTTGATTCTAAATGGTATGGATGAGACTGATGCCTACAGATATTTTGTATTGAGAGCTCAAAAGATAGCAAGATCATATGGCTATGACATCATTAACTG GGAAGAACCGTTTAACAATTTTGGAGACAAGTTGGACCGTAACACTGTGGTGCATAACTG GCTTGGAGGTACAGTTGCAGAGAAAGCGGTTGCTGCTGGTCTGAGATGCATTCTAAGCAAACAGGAAAGTTGGTACCTGGATCACTTAGATGCTCCATGGGAGGGGTTCTACATGAATGAACCACTGGCAAACATCTACAAGCCAGAACAGCAGAGGTTGATCCTTGGTGGTGAGGTATGCATGTGGGGTGAACAAGTAGATGCATCAGACATTCAGCAAACAATTTGGCCacgtgctgcagcagctgcag AGCGGCTGTGGACaccaattgagaagattgcaacGAACACAAGTATGGTCGCTCCAAGGTTGGCACGCTTCAGGTGTTTGCTGAATCAAAGAGGGGTTGCTGCTGCACCGCTAGTTGGCTACGGCCGTTCAGCGCCTTCAGATCCAGGGTCCTGTATAAGCCAGTAG
- the LOC101773763 gene encoding probably inactive leucine-rich repeat receptor-like protein kinase At5g48380: protein MTDHFPLSALLLLLLSTTCFSSDLDVQCLRDIMKSVIDPNGILKSSWIFENNTVGFICRFTGVECWHPDENRVLSLHLSNLGLQGTFPQGLKNCTSMTALDLSSNNFTGPIPPDISLQVPFLTSLDLSYNGFSGEIPVLIYNITYLNTLNLQHNQLSGQIPGQFSLFARLQSLNVADNRLSGTIPPTLQKFPPSNFAGNPGLCGPPLGDCQASAKSKSNAAIIGAVVGVVLVVIIGAIVVFFCLRRIPAKKKAKDEDDNKWAKSIKGTKTIKVSMFENPVSKMKLSDLMKATDQFSKENIIGTGRTGTMYKAVLPDGSFLAVKRLQDSQHSESQFTAEMKTLGQVRHRNLVPLLGFCIAKKEKLLVYKHMPKGSLYGQLNQEEGSKMDWPLRLRIGIGAAKGLAYLHHTCNPRVLHRNISSKCILLDEDYEPKISDFGLARLMNPIDTHLSTFVNGEFGDLGYVAPEYARTLMATPKGDVYSFGVVLLELITGEKPTQVSTAPENFRGSLVEWINYLSNNALLQDAIDKSLIGKDADGELMQFLKVACSCTLATPKERPTMFEVYQLLRAIGERYHFTADDELVLSPLNTDGETLDELIVAK from the exons ATGACAGATCATTTTCCTCTAAGCGCTCTTCTTTTGTTGCTGTTAAGTACTACTTGTTTCAGCTCAGACCTGGATGTCCAATGCTTGAGAGACATAATGAAATCAGTGATTGATCCTAATGGTATACTCAAATCCTCATGGATTTTTGAAAATAACACTGTGGGTTTTATATGCCGATTTACCGGTGTGGAGTGCTGGCACCCAGATGAGAATCGAGTCCTTTCATTGCACCTCAGCAACCTTGGTCTTCAGGGTACATTCCCTCAAGGTCTTAAGAATTGCACCAGTATGACTGCGTTGGATCTGTCAAGCAACAACTTTACAGGCCCTATTCCTCCAGATATCTCTCTGCAAGTGCCATTTTTGACATCGCTAGACCTCTCCTATAATGGTTTCTCAGGAGAAATTCCAGTACTTATCTATAACATTACGTACCTAAACACCCTTAATCTTCAACATAACCAATTGAGTGGTCAAATTCCGGGGCAGTTCAGTTTATTTGCTCGGTTACAATCACTCAACGTTGCTGACAACCGACTATCAGGGACTATTCCTCCTACTCTTCAGAAATTCCCACCATCAAACTTTGCTGGTAATCCAGGACTGTGTGGACCTCCATTAGGTGACTGCCAGGCTTCAGCAAAGAGTAAGAGCAACGCAGCAATCATTGGAGCTGTTGTTGGCGTGGTGCTTGTTGTCATAATTGGTGCAATAGTTGTGTTCTTTTGTCTGCGGAGAATACCAGCCAAGAAGAAGGCAAAGGATGAGGATGACAACAAGTGGGCAAAGAGTATCAAAGGAACAAAAACCATCAAG GTCTCTATGTTTGAGAACCCAGTTTCAAAGATGAAATTAAGTGATCTCATGAAGGCCACTGACCAATTCAGCAAAGAGAACATCATAGGTACTGGGAGGACAGGGACTATGTACAAGGCAGTGCTACCTGATGGTTCCTTCCTAGCCGTCAAAAGGCTACAAGATTCACAGCATTCTGAATCCCAGTTCACAGCAGAGATGAAGACACTTGGCCAAGTAAGGCACCggaacttggtccctctccttggATTTTGCATTGCCAAGAAGGAGAAGCTGTTGGTGTACAAGCACATGCCCAAAGGCTCACTCTATGGTCAGTTAAACCAAGAGGAAGGTAGTAAGATGGATTGGCCTCTGAGGTTAAGAATTGGCATCGGTGCAGCAAAGGGGCTTGCATATCTCCACCACACCTGCAATCCTCGAGTTCTTCACCGCAACATCAGCTCCAAATGCATCCTCTTGGATGAGGACTATGAACCAAAGATATCAGATTTTGGACTTGCTAGGCTCATGAACCCAATAGACACCCATCTCAGCACTTTTGTCAACGGTGAATTCGGAGATCTCGGTTACGTGGCACCCGAGTACGCTCGAACTCTGATGGCTACACCGAAGGGTGACGTTTACAGCTTTGGTGTAGTTCTCCTCGAGCTCATCACTGGCGAGAAGCCTACCCAAGTTTCCACGGCTCCAGAGAATTTCAGAGGGAGCCTAGTGGAATGGATCAATTATCTTTCAAACAATGCACTCCTCCAAGATGCCATCGATAAGTCGCTGATAGGAAAGGACGCTGATGGCGAGTTGATGCAGTTCCTGAAAGTCGCGTGTTCCTGCACACTTGCCACCCCGAAGGAGAGACCGACCATGTTTGAAGTTTACCAGCTCCTTAGAGCCATTGGCGAAAGGTACCATTTCACTGCCGATGATGAACTGGTGCTTTCACCTCTTAACACAGACGGCGAAACCCTGGACGAACTCATCGTTGCCAAGTAA